In a single window of the Prionailurus viverrinus isolate Anna chromosome D3, UM_Priviv_1.0, whole genome shotgun sequence genome:
- the AKAIN1 gene encoding A-kinase anchor protein inhibitor 1 encodes SVRTVPDCLDDYSFVLQLELQWSHLSCVPLPITAPEINFVLFTSLPYSLIGEKPGNEPEEVKLQKASKQIVQNAILQAVQQVSQESRQREDRTGDNQGNFQLGVGELTKKHEKK; translated from the coding sequence tctgtccGGACTGTACCggactgtcttgatgattacagctttgtactacAGCTTGAACTCCAATGGTCTCACCTTTCCTGCGTGCCCCTTCCTATAACAGCtcctgaaattaattttgttctttttacctCCCTTCCATACTCTTTGATAGGTGAGAAACCTGGAAATGAGCCTGAAGAGGTGAAGCTGCAGAAAGCCAGCAAACAGATAGTGCAGAATGCCATCCTGCAAGCCGTTCAGCAAGTGTCCCAGGAGAGCCGGCAGAGGGAAGACAGAACCGGTGACAACCAGGGCAACTTCCAGCTGGGCGTGGGGGAATTAaccaagaagcatgaaaagaAGTAA